A part of Eschrichtius robustus isolate mEscRob2 chromosome 20, mEscRob2.pri, whole genome shotgun sequence genomic DNA contains:
- the GSG1L2 gene encoding germ cell-specific gene 1-like protein 2: MDRARRQRVLALLPVCLALAFSLTAVGSSYWCEGTRRVAKPLCQDHPGVLHCIHYSSGSRDNGTQAVQYIWEMGDDKFTWRRFHLGLWQSCEESLGSAGEKCRSFQSIIPAEEQGVLWLCIGAEALNILLTLTSAILLGSRVSYHSSGFHWLKVDASVAILMVLAGLLAMVAHMMYTTVFQITVNIGPEDWKPQTWDYGWSYCLAWGSFALCMVASVTATSRYTAARLELAEKKSVRKGSQLSQHNFQEPKSSEGVWETEAAPSPAGCALVNISEHLPSDAEGKVSMC; this comes from the exons ATGGACCGGGCCAGGCGACAGCGGGTGCTGGCCCTCCTCCCCGTCTGCCTGGCCCTCGCCTTCTCCCTCACGGCCGTGGGCAGCAGCTACTGGTGTGAGGGGACCCGGCGGGTGGCAAAGCCGTTGTGCCAGGACCATCCGGGGGTGCTGCACTGCATCCACTACAGCAGTGGCAGCAGGGACAACGGGACCCAGGCCGTCCAGTACATTTGGGAGATGGGAGACGACAAGTTCACCTGGCGCAGGTTCCACCTGGGGCTCTGGCAGTCATGCGAGGAGAGCCTCGGCAGCGCAG GTGAAAAGTGTAGGAGTTTCCAGAGTATAATACCAGCTGAAGAACAAG GTGTTCTGTGGCTGTGCATTGGGGCTGAGGCCCTGAATATCCTTCTGACATTGACCAGTGCCATCCTCCTGGGCTCCAGAGTGAGTTATCACAGCTCTGGATTCCACTGGCTCAAGGTGGATGCGTCTGTAGCCATCCTCATGGTGCTTGCAG GGCTCCTAGCCATGGTGGCCCACATGATGTACACAACCGTTTTTCAAATCACCGTGAACATTGGACCAGAAGATTGGAAGCCTCAGACGTGGGACTATGGCTGGTCATACTG CCTCGCGTGGGGTTCTTTTGCCCTGTGCATGGTTGCATCAGTCACGGCCACGAGCAGATACACGGCAGCCCGCCTGGAATTGGCAGAGAAGAAAAGCGTACGGAAGGGCAGTCAGCTCTCTCAACACAACTTCCAGGAACCCAAGTCTTCAGAAGGTGTTTGGGAAACAGAAGCTGCTCCCAGCCCTGCTGGGTGTGCCCTCGTCAATATATCTGAGCACCTGCCATCAGATGCTGAAGGCAAGGTGTCCATGTGCTAG